A single region of the Gephyromycinifex aptenodytis genome encodes:
- the mobF gene encoding MobF family relaxase has translation MSREDVEAWFSQRPTAPSGEVLGAKVREDGLHGWDLTVSAPKSVSLLWALGSRSEHEAVAAAHEAATDAALAYLGEHATYTRQRVPGVEGVGVVRADGLAGVRYDHRTSRAQDPHLHTHVLVSNKVLAPDGSWKTIDGTSLMHELRAAGTVYQAALRAELTRSLGVAWQWVDPATGLSELANVKRADIEAWSQRHSQIDAWLSEQGVRSTAAAQQAAQKATRSAKETGKSTTELRVQWMADERARGVDLRGVYGPHVAAEGELGQRDAEPIPRTVLDELAARRSTWTRADAVEVIASLMPPDADPATLVERVEALAEETIGEAISLEAPARTIARRDGLVMMDAERRPLSDREGTARWTTTGTIEREAGAVGRAGAVADLGVDERWVVATGLSGEQERAVRALVSSPSRASVLVAPAGAGKTHSLHAARRAWEAGGHEVVALAPTGAAADVMVGEGVASAAATVATALGQANRQAHVWAPGTVVVVDEAGMIGSADLARLIEQAETDGARMVLVGDPAQLQAPGTAGGLLGLLAESLPDTVELEQVWRQRDEAERAATLAVRDGEASEVGAAVEWYRENDRLAVGSSASMVEAAWAGWSADMESGRDSLLMAPTWEVAEGLSARAQAWLIESGTVDPSQGSVVLGDASHPGPGERAYVGDVLVTRRNDYSLVTSRGAPVRTSNRWVVEAIDERGDARVRRLGGDQDGERVTLPGRYLGEHARLGYGVTIHSAQGATVSSAHALFDAGRTDRSAAYVGLTRGRESNRVYVIDDATAAVEVGASRAHADASDAFVDGESVERWVGTPDQAADRLADIVGRDRRDHAAHTVLRRAVRDEAARQATEYGMEAAVEHAELGRTTPAGRVLAAEQEQAERMSRSRAYIRAQAEQRRARGTERAVLERAPRGDGQQSLSVAEQIKARAAEKRAALDGDQTGGRAPIDEEAVRAVRSVAPSFPGDLSEYIAETSKLLAQELEKLENEPTSTITEYGYDGPGRSGAHHHGPGWGGRSHNGPGLGL, from the coding sequence GTGTCCCGCGAGGATGTCGAGGCGTGGTTTTCGCAGCGGCCGACGGCTCCCTCGGGTGAGGTGTTGGGGGCGAAGGTCCGCGAGGACGGGTTGCACGGGTGGGACTTGACGGTCTCGGCTCCGAAGTCGGTGTCGTTGTTGTGGGCGTTGGGGTCGCGCAGCGAGCACGAGGCGGTGGCGGCGGCGCATGAGGCCGCGACGGATGCCGCGTTGGCGTATTTGGGGGAGCACGCGACGTACACGCGTCAGCGGGTGCCGGGTGTCGAGGGCGTGGGTGTGGTGCGGGCGGACGGGTTGGCCGGGGTGCGGTACGACCACCGCACGAGCCGTGCGCAGGATCCGCACCTGCACACGCACGTGTTGGTCTCGAACAAGGTGTTGGCGCCGGATGGGTCGTGGAAGACGATCGACGGGACGTCGCTGATGCACGAGCTGCGGGCGGCGGGGACGGTCTACCAGGCGGCGCTGCGGGCCGAGCTGACGAGGTCGCTGGGGGTGGCGTGGCAGTGGGTGGACCCGGCTACGGGGTTGTCGGAGCTGGCGAACGTGAAGCGGGCCGATATCGAGGCGTGGAGTCAGCGGCATAGCCAGATCGACGCGTGGTTGTCCGAGCAGGGCGTGAGGTCCACGGCAGCGGCTCAGCAGGCGGCGCAGAAGGCCACCCGTAGCGCCAAGGAGACGGGCAAGAGCACGACCGAGCTGCGGGTGCAGTGGATGGCCGATGAGCGTGCGCGGGGCGTGGACCTGCGGGGCGTGTACGGGCCGCACGTGGCCGCGGAGGGTGAGCTGGGGCAGCGGGATGCCGAGCCGATCCCGAGGACCGTGCTGGATGAGCTGGCTGCGCGTCGTTCGACGTGGACCCGCGCCGATGCGGTGGAGGTCATCGCGTCGTTGATGCCGCCGGATGCCGACCCGGCGACGCTGGTGGAGCGGGTCGAGGCGTTGGCGGAGGAGACGATCGGTGAGGCGATCAGCCTGGAGGCGCCGGCGCGGACGATCGCGCGGCGGGACGGGCTGGTCATGATGGATGCCGAGCGCCGGCCCCTGAGCGATCGGGAGGGGACCGCGCGGTGGACGACCACGGGCACGATCGAGCGTGAGGCGGGTGCCGTGGGTCGTGCGGGCGCGGTCGCTGACCTGGGCGTGGATGAGCGTTGGGTCGTGGCGACGGGTCTGTCGGGGGAGCAGGAGAGGGCCGTTCGTGCTCTGGTGTCCTCCCCGTCGCGGGCGTCGGTGCTGGTGGCACCGGCCGGTGCGGGCAAGACTCATTCGCTGCACGCCGCGCGGCGGGCGTGGGAGGCCGGTGGGCACGAGGTCGTCGCGCTGGCCCCGACGGGCGCGGCTGCCGACGTGATGGTCGGTGAGGGTGTGGCGTCGGCGGCGGCGACGGTCGCGACCGCGTTGGGGCAGGCGAACCGGCAGGCGCACGTGTGGGCGCCGGGGACCGTGGTCGTGGTGGACGAGGCCGGGATGATCGGGTCTGCCGATCTCGCGCGGCTCATAGAGCAGGCCGAGACCGATGGGGCGCGCATGGTCCTGGTCGGTGACCCGGCCCAACTCCAGGCACCGGGTACGGCCGGGGGGTTGCTCGGGCTGTTGGCCGAGTCGCTGCCCGACACCGTGGAGTTGGAGCAGGTGTGGCGGCAGCGTGACGAGGCCGAGCGGGCCGCGACGTTGGCCGTGCGTGATGGTGAAGCCTCCGAGGTCGGGGCCGCCGTGGAGTGGTACCGGGAGAACGACCGTCTGGCCGTGGGGTCGAGTGCGTCCATGGTGGAGGCGGCGTGGGCCGGGTGGAGCGCTGACATGGAGTCCGGCAGGGACTCGCTGCTCATGGCGCCCACGTGGGAGGTCGCCGAAGGGTTGTCTGCGCGGGCTCAGGCCTGGCTCATTGAGTCCGGGACCGTGGACCCCAGTCAGGGGTCGGTCGTGCTCGGGGACGCCTCCCACCCTGGGCCGGGTGAGCGGGCCTACGTCGGTGACGTGCTGGTGACGCGCCGCAACGACTATTCGCTGGTCACGAGCCGTGGCGCGCCGGTGCGTACGTCGAACCGGTGGGTCGTGGAAGCCATCGACGAGCGCGGCGACGCCCGTGTGCGCCGTCTGGGTGGGGACCAGGACGGTGAGCGGGTCACGCTCCCGGGGCGCTACCTGGGTGAGCACGCCCGGCTCGGGTACGGCGTGACGATCCACTCCGCGCAGGGCGCGACCGTGAGCAGCGCGCATGCCCTGTTCGATGCCGGGCGTACGGACCGGTCCGCGGCGTACGTGGGTCTGACCCGTGGTCGGGAATCGAACCGGGTCTACGTCATCGACGACGCGACGGCCGCGGTCGAGGTCGGCGCGAGCCGCGCCCACGCTGACGCGAGTGATGCGTTCGTGGACGGTGAGAGCGTCGAGCGGTGGGTCGGGACACCGGACCAGGCCGCTGACCGGCTGGCCGACATCGTCGGGCGGGACCGTCGTGACCACGCAGCTCACACCGTGTTGCGGCGAGCGGTGCGAGATGAGGCCGCACGTCAGGCCACCGAGTACGGGATGGAGGCTGCCGTGGAGCATGCCGAGCTCGGGCGAACCACCCCGGCTGGTCGCGTGCTCGCCGCCGAGCAGGAACAGGCCGAGCGGATGAGTCGGTCCCGGGCGTACATCCGCGCCCAGGCAGAGCAGCGCCGTGCACGCGGCACCGAGCGGGCTGTACTCGAACGCGCCCCGCGAGGCGACGGTCAGCAGTCGCTCAGTGTGGCCGAGCAGATCAAGGCTCGCGCCGCTGAGAAGCGGGCGGCTCTCGACGGGGACCAGACGGGCGGCCGGGCACCTATCGACGAGGAAGCCGTGCGCGCCGTGCGCAGTGTCGCCCCATCGTTCCCGGGCGACCTGAGCGAGTACATCGCCGAGACGAGCAAGCTTCTCGCGCAGGAGCTCGAGAAACTCGAGAACGAGCCAACGTCCACCATCACGGAGTACGGCTACGACGGGCCGGGCCGCAGCGGCGCCCACCACCACGGGCCCGGCTGGGGCGGCAGGAGCCACAACGGGCCAGGACTGGGCCTGTAA
- a CDS encoding UDP-N-acetylglucosamine pyrophosphorylase has protein sequence MQLEPRGMDQVRRLVDKGVDIPNPWTLDIGPEVNVERISGNGVTIHPGCRIRGASTVISAGVELGREGPVTIEDVRLGPNVALKGGYAAKATFLQGANLGLGHHVREGTLLEEEASGAHCVGLKQTILFPFVTLGSLINFCDAFMAGGTSRSDHSEIGSSYIHFNFTPSGDKTTPSLFGDVPRGVLLRQRPIFLGGQGGAVGPVEVAYGTVVGAGSVIRRDVLTEDTLTLVGAPPSMNRPFAADDYRNLVRVLAKNVGYLAQLNALEQWYRHVRVHFFATQELGPLVAEGAHEVISAARKERCSRLGKLVAKLPGRDQTQMVVRDRLEDLIEVVRHNETPPDMQVVESFAATAEAGVGYLEAIRGLSDEQVAAVRSWLGAVVAEAWSDAAVIVPELGRYRTQE, from the coding sequence ATGCAGTTGGAACCGCGTGGGATGGACCAGGTTCGACGCCTCGTCGACAAGGGGGTCGATATCCCGAACCCATGGACGTTGGATATCGGCCCTGAGGTCAACGTCGAACGCATCAGCGGGAACGGCGTGACCATCCATCCTGGATGCCGGATTCGCGGCGCCTCGACCGTCATCTCGGCCGGTGTCGAACTCGGGCGAGAGGGCCCGGTAACGATTGAGGATGTGCGGTTGGGCCCGAACGTGGCACTCAAGGGTGGCTATGCCGCCAAGGCGACGTTCCTGCAAGGAGCCAACCTCGGCCTGGGACACCACGTCCGCGAGGGGACGCTGTTGGAAGAAGAAGCCAGCGGCGCGCACTGCGTCGGATTGAAACAGACGATTCTGTTCCCGTTCGTCACCCTCGGCAGCTTGATCAACTTCTGCGATGCGTTCATGGCCGGCGGCACCAGCCGCAGCGACCACAGTGAGATCGGCTCCTCTTACATCCACTTCAACTTCACACCCAGCGGCGACAAGACCACACCGTCACTGTTCGGCGACGTGCCTCGGGGCGTGCTGCTGCGGCAACGCCCCATCTTCCTGGGCGGCCAAGGTGGGGCGGTCGGCCCGGTGGAGGTCGCCTACGGGACGGTGGTCGGTGCGGGCTCGGTCATTCGCCGGGATGTTCTCACCGAGGACACCCTGACCCTGGTCGGTGCCCCGCCGAGCATGAACCGGCCCTTCGCCGCTGACGACTACCGCAACCTGGTGCGGGTCCTGGCCAAAAACGTGGGGTATCTGGCCCAGTTGAACGCGTTGGAGCAGTGGTATCGCCATGTGCGCGTTCACTTCTTCGCGACGCAGGAACTCGGGCCACTGGTGGCTGAGGGGGCCCACGAGGTGATTTCGGCGGCCCGTAAGGAGCGCTGCTCCCGGCTGGGCAAGCTCGTGGCCAAGCTGCCGGGACGCGACCAGACCCAGATGGTGGTGCGGGATCGCCTCGAAGACCTCATCGAGGTGGTGCGCCATAACGAGACCCCGCCGGACATGCAGGTGGTGGAGTCCTTCGCTGCTACCGCCGAAGCCGGGGTCGGCTACCTGGAGGCCATTCGCGGGCTGAGCGATGAGCAGGTCGCGGCGGTGCGTAGTTGGCTCGGCGCCGTAGTCGCCGAGGCCTGGAGCGACGCCGCTGTCATCGTGCCGGAACTGGGGCGCTACCGCACCCAGGAGTGA
- a CDS encoding NYN domain-containing protein: MDDERTTYVLVDGENIDATLGTGILNRKPRSDERPRWDRVLTFAEEKWQQPVKGLFFLAAHYELPMPFVQALIALGYRPVPLSGRADEKVVDIAIQRTLVELRRREADVMLVSHDGDFIEQLADICDGRDVAVVGFGEFRSSAYRELVERGLEFYDLEYEVQAFTARLPRVRIIPIEEFDPLEFL; encoded by the coding sequence ATGGACGATGAACGAACCACGTACGTTCTCGTCGACGGTGAGAACATCGACGCCACGCTCGGCACCGGCATCCTCAACCGCAAACCCCGCTCAGACGAACGCCCACGCTGGGATCGGGTACTGACCTTCGCCGAAGAGAAGTGGCAGCAGCCCGTCAAGGGCCTGTTCTTCCTCGCCGCCCACTACGAATTGCCGATGCCCTTCGTCCAGGCGCTCATCGCTCTCGGTTATCGTCCGGTGCCGCTGAGCGGTCGAGCCGACGAGAAGGTCGTCGACATCGCCATCCAGCGCACACTGGTGGAACTTCGCCGCCGCGAAGCCGATGTCATGCTCGTCAGCCACGATGGGGACTTCATCGAGCAACTCGCAGACATCTGCGACGGACGCGATGTCGCCGTCGTCGGCTTCGGAGAGTTCCGCAGTAGCGCCTACCGCGAGCTCGTTGAGCGCGGCCTTGAGTTCTACGACCTCGAGTACGAAGTGCAGGCCTTCACCGCCCGGCTACCGCGGGTGCGGATCATCCCGATCGAGGAGTTCGACCCGCTGGAGTTCCTGTAA